The following are from one region of the Ignavibacteriota bacterium genome:
- a CDS encoding SPOR domain-containing protein produces the protein MRTTAQIVFLNFILILGLIACSSTEMTQQKEKGTTDSIYVFDEVPPEDIYKFESPQQQSFDVYVVQIGAFSNLESAKEFAEKSRQVLSKDIKVEFNQQKNLYVVWIHPPFENKIQAESYRNELRMNEEFKDAWIVKIDSRK, from the coding sequence ATGAGAACAACAGCCCAAATAGTATTTCTGAATTTTATTCTTATTCTCGGTTTAATTGCTTGTTCATCAACTGAAATGACACAGCAAAAAGAAAAGGGAACTACAGATAGTATTTATGTATTTGATGAAGTTCCTCCGGAAGACATCTACAAATTTGAATCACCTCAGCAGCAATCTTTTGATGTTTATGTTGTTCAGATAGGTGCGTTTTCAAATCTTGAAAGTGCAAAAGAATTTGCTGAAAAGAGCCGGCAGGTTTTATCAAAGGATATTAAAGTTGAATTCAACCAACAGAAAAATCTTTATGTTGTATGGATTCATCCTCCTTTCGAAAATAAAATTCAGGCAGAATCATATAGAAACGAATTAAGGATGAACGAGGAATTCAAAGATGCGTGGATTGTTAAAATAGATTCGAGGAAATAA